A single genomic interval of Pieris brassicae chromosome 14, ilPieBrab1.1, whole genome shotgun sequence harbors:
- the LOC123718054 gene encoding protein mahjong isoform X3: MDSGPAQEVTELLRQWEEQQATPNYDPIPTLTRIAEIIEAETENFMKKDPDPFDERHPSRTDPECALGHALKVMFKKDNFMTKLVNDYVRDTYYSRQNIIGRDVNKLNVVACRLTLDLMPGLEMSVVFQDNENLINRLVGWATNSQEPLQSYATGLLAAAMEVQEIATNFRDLNAMLVPLMLERLHNLRNKSLEEKPQNQSNQTRHFARFDKRTSNEFKPNGPSNEAEDTGGGEMELDSPVVGSSSNLIKSPPTPQKNNSVVWSPPGTHRTLPPPPHPHETSSNSSWVEMETYVIGNIQIHPLTDATKQMLILRYLTPMGEYQEFLSHVFEKDALGLILGYLNVRESKDSRLAFEALKYLAALLCHKKFSIDFINMGGLQKFLEVPRPSVAATGVSICLYYLAYCEDAMERVCQLPRRTLADLVRYALWLLECSHDSGRCHATMFFGLSFQFRVILEEFDHQDGLRKLYNVISTLPILGSDEEELRVSDDETCAARQIVRHVCVALRRYFEPHLRIRASLVARQQGDTLPEPPPYKASKSSPEEIQEQIEIVQHAPWSRWPPVDELLELGGVTLLLQVVGFAYDWNYNGRAETVRSALDVISVCCVAPRVQLLLTEKISMRESEMIAGVSIVLAAADGDIIVEPEVQKAALNVLVNCVCAPLHRSGISTARFSIPGSSKKKTAMKSYEDVIQKVWESVRTNNGIMVLLSLMMTKSPITDADRIRGLACRALCGLARCSTVRQIISKLPLFTTSQIQVLMRDPILQEKRQEHVMFQKYALELLERVSGKSKHMGAEFETSLANIHRANVVAQTKINYNERQLLQLVQRHLAARGLTESAATLQKEAGLPCPCPAPAPPPPPVYTPSTPVRTRMSISRTSSTSSLQRDSFGLDHLHMNNEDSPMPSVIKIRKVQNPNPSTPTSEHKRSLQKQLSIAGTDRPPSPPRVTLHSIITEYLYNQHALCKNPVVTCPQFNLFEPHKCPEPRPGGLTSVSSRHTEPLNICGRLVRRELGTSNSCREHAALAHSNFASSRTLRLSDDDAYFTHAIFHPTQQQLLAATSSGDIRVFNLFSGTEEHSYRVHDSYIIYHIQSSRDGLLLLASSSTSWRTHSALWNMKEFEHCFSLDNEEYVEFSKMTDDRIIGTKGETATIYDTLTGRELMTLKPSISNQYGKNRATFNPTDELVLSDGVLWDVNSGKEIHKFDKLNQTHSGVFHPNGLEVISNTEVWDLRVFHLLRTVPSLDKSEVIFNPGRSVLYALCSDQDPEERSQFDTSFKTLSAHDYTSIATIDVKRNIYGLSVSPYGTQISVVENLGDFEQVQESCVKIYDVGRKRDHEDDVEEDEEEDMTGRSENDDGSDSGSENDDDLASSLLRNAVMGLAEEESSGESSRGENEPDRRERRRVRTRRRAAEQHSSDSDGDIELGDIVEFDFD, encoded by the exons CTAGTAAATGATTATGTTCGAGATACATACTATTCAAGACAGAATATTATAGGTCGTGACGTTAACAAACTAAATGTTGTTGCTTGTCGTCTCACACTTGACCTTATGCCTGGATTGGAGATGAGTGTCGTGTTTCag gATAACGAAAACCTTATAAATAGATTAGTGGGTTGGGCTACAAATTCACAAGAACCACTACAATCCTATGCAACAGGTCTACTCGCTGCTGCAATGGAAGTTCAGGAAATTGCCACAAACTTTCG TGATCTAAACGCGATGTTAGTACCATTAATGCTGGAAAGATTACACAATCTACGGAATAAATCACTTGAagaaaag ccTCAAAATCAAAGCAATCAGACCCGTCACTTCGCCCGTTTTGACAAAAGGACCAGCAATGAGTTTAAGCCAAATGGACCAAGTAATG AAGCAGAGGACACAGGTGGAGGGGAAATGGAGTTGGATTCTCCGGTGGTTGGATCGAGCtccaatttaattaaatctccTCCAACGCCTCAAAAGAATAACA GTGTTGTATGGTCACCTCCAGGTACGCACAGGACTCTCCCTCCTCCCCCTCATCCTCATGAGACGTCATCAAACTCCAGTTGGGTCGAAATGGAGACGTACGTTATTG gcAATATTCAAATTCATCCGCTGACGGACGCAACCAAACAAATGTTAATACTCCGATATTTGACGCCGATGGGGGAGTATCAAGAG TTCCTGTCGCACGTGTTCGAGAAGGACGCGTTAGGTCTAATTCTAGGATACCTAAATGTACGCGAGTCCAAAGATTCGAGGCTGGCTTTCGAAGCACTGAAGTATTTAGCTGCCTTACTATGCCATAAAAAGTTCTCTATAGATTTCATTAACATGGGAGGTTTGCAG aaaTTTCTAGAAGTCCCACGGCCATCTGTGGCTGCCACGGGTGTgtctatatgtttatattatctcGCGTACTGCGAGGATGCGATGGAGAGAGTTTGCCAGCTTCCACGAAGGACTTTGGCCGACCTAGTACG ATACGCGCTATGGCTGTTGGAATGTTCCCACGACTCAGGGAGATGTCACGCGACCATGTTCTTCGGTCTCTCCTTCCAGTTTAGAGTTATTTTGGAGGAGTTTGACCATCag gaTGGTCTTCGGAAACTTTACAATGTGATATCAACACTCCCGATCCTTGGATCTGATGAAGAGGAACTTCGGGTGTCTGATGATGAGACTTGCGCTGCACGACAGATAGTCCGGCACGTGTGTGTGGCTCTTAGaag ATATTTCGAGCCGCATCTACGTATACGTGCGTCGCTGGTTGCTAGGCAACAAGGGGATACGCTTCCAGAACCACCGCCCTATAAG GCATCAAAGTCCTCGCCAGAAGAGATACAGGAGCAGATAGAAATAGTCCAACACGCGCCATGGTCGCGTTGGCCTCCGGTAGACGAACTTTTGGAGTTGGGAGGTGTAACTCTGCTTTTGCAGGTAGTTGGATTCGCGTATGACTGGAACTATAATGGCCG gGCAGAAACGGTGCGATCAGCCCTCGACGTGATTTCCGTGTGCTGTGTGGCGCCACGTGTTCAACTGCTGCTCACCGAGAAGATCAGCATGAGGGAGTCGGAAATGATCGCTGGCGTCAGTATAGTGCTGG cGGCGGCAGATGGTGACATAATAGTGGAGCCGGAAGTTCAAAAGGCCGCTCTGAATGTGTTAGTCAACTGCGTGTGCGCACCTTTACATAGG TCTGGAATATCAACGGCTCGTTTCTCGATACCCGGTTCCTCGAAGAAGAAGACAGCAATGAAATCCTATGAAGACGTGATCCAGAAGGTCTGGGAGAGCGTCAGAACCAATAATGGAATCATG GTACTCCTTTCATTAATGATGACAAAATCGCCAATAACAGACGCTGACAGGATCCGGGGGCTGGCGTGCAGGGCTTTGTGCGGCTTGGCTCGGTGCTCCACCGTCCGGCAGATCATCTCGAAGCTACCTTTGTTTACCACATCACAAATACAAG TACTAATGCGTGATCCCATACTCCAAGAGAAACGTCAGGAGCACGTGATGTTCCAGAAGTATGCCCTGGAGCTTCTGGAACGTGTGTCCGGGAAGAGCAAGCATATGGGAGCGGAGTTTGAGACTTCACTCGCTAATATACACAGG GCGAACGTGGTGGCCCAAACCAAAATCAACTACAACGAGCGGCAGTTACTGCAACTGGTTCAGCGCCATCTGGCGGCGAGGGGTTTAACCGAAAGTGCTGCGACTCTGCAAAAAGAGGCGGGTCTTCCGTGCCCATGCCCGGCTCCGGctccaccaccaccaccagTGTATACACCTTCAACGCCTGTCAGG ACAAGAATGTCAATATCCCGAACAAGCAGTACCAGTTCCTTGCAAAGGGACAGCTTTGGCCTCGACCATCTGCACATGAACAACGAGGACAGCCCGATGCCTAGTGTTATCAAAATAAG AAAAGTTCAAAATCCGAACCCGTCGACCCCAACGTCGGAACACAAGCGTTCACTCCAGAAGCAGCTCAGCATCGCGGGCACTGATCGACCACCGTCGCCTCCAAGGGTCACGCTCCACTCCATCATCACGGAGTACCTCTACAACCAGCACGCCCTGTGCAAAAACCCGGTGGTCACTTGTCCGCAGTTCAATTTGTTTGA ACCCCACAAATGTCCCGAGCCCCGACCGGGCGGTCTGACGTCCGTGAGCTCTCGGCACACCGAGCCCCTGAACATCTGCGGCCGCCTCGTGAGGCGCGAGCTCGGCACGTCCAACTCGTGCCGGGAGCACGCTGCGCTCGCGCACTCGAACTTCGCCTCCTCGCGCACCTTACGGCTCTCAGACGACGACGCCTATTTTACGCACGCTATATTCCAT ccAACACAACAGCAGTTACTGGCCGCGACATCTTCCGGGGACATTCGTGTGTTCAACTTGTTCAGCGGCACCGAGGAGCATTCCTATCGAGTGCACGATTCGTACATAATATATCATATACAG TCGAGCAGAGATGGTTTGCTGCTCCTGGCTTCGTCGTCCACGTCATGGCGGACGCACTCGGCTCTCTGGAATATGAAGGAATTTGAACAttg tTTTTCACTAGACAACGAAGAGTACGTAGAGTTCTCAAAAATGACTGACGACCGTATCATCGGTACCAAGGGGGAGACAGCTACCATCTACGACACGTTGACGGGCAGAGAGCTGATGACCCTCAAACCGTCCATCAGCAATCAGTACGGGAAGAACAGAGCCACCTTCAATCCTACGGACGAGTTGGTGTTATCTG ATGGCGTACTATGGGACGTGAATTCGGGCAAAGAAATtcataaatttgataaattaaatcaaacacACAGTGGAGTCTTTCATCCGAATGGACTTGAG GTCATATCAAATACGGAAGTGTGGGACCTGAGAGTATTTCACTTGTTAAGAACGGTACCATCGTTGGATAAGTCGGAG GTTATTTTTAACCCTGGACGCTCGGTTCTGTACGCGTTGTGCTCAGATCAGGATCCCGAAGAGAGAAGCCAGTTCGATACCAGTTTTAAAACGTTGTCCGCTCACGACTACACCAGTATAG CTACCATAGATGTGAAACGGAACATATACGGCCTCAGCGTGTCGCCCTACGGCACGCAGATCTCCGTCGTAGAGAATCTAGGTGATTTTGAGCAGGTTCAAGAGTCGTGCGTCAAGATTTACGACGTTGGACGCAAGCGGGACCATGAGGACGATGTG gaGGAAGACGAAGAAGAGGATATGACAGGTCGCTCTGAAAATGATGATGGATCAGACTCAGGCTCCGAGAATGACGATGATC TAGCGTCGAGCCTGCTACGCAATGCAGTGATGGGTTTAGCTGAAGAAGAGAGCTCCGGTGAGTCTTCGAGGGGAGAAAACGAGCCCGATAGAAGAGAGAGGAGGAGGGTCAGAACACGGAGACGG
- the LOC123718054 gene encoding protein mahjong isoform X2 yields MDSGPAQEVTELLRQWEEQQATPNYDPIPTLTRIAEIIEAETENFMKKDPDPFDERHPSRTDPECALGHALKVMFKKDNFMTKLVNDYVRDTYYSRQNIIGRDVNKLNVVACRLTLDLMPGLEMSVVFQDNENLINRLVGWATNSQEPLQSYATGLLAAAMEVQEIATNFRDLNAMLVPLMLERLHNLRNKSLEEKPQNQSNQTRHFARFDKRTSNEFKPNGPSNGKEAEDTGGGEMELDSPVVGSSSNLIKSPPTPQKNNSVVWSPPGTHRTLPPPPHPHETSSNSSWVEMETYVIGNIQIHPLTDATKQMLILRYLTPMGEYQEFLSHVFEKDALGLILGYLNVRESKDSRLAFEALKYLAALLCHKKFSIDFINMGGLQKFLEVPRPSVAATGVSICLYYLAYCEDAMERVCQLPRRTLADLVRYALWLLECSHDSGRCHATMFFGLSFQFRVILEEFDHQDGLRKLYNVISTLPILGSDEEELRVSDDETCAARQIVRHVCVALRRYFEPHLRIRASLVARQQGDTLPEPPPYKASKSSPEEIQEQIEIVQHAPWSRWPPVDELLELGGVTLLLQVVGFAYDWNYNGRAETVRSALDVISVCCVAPRVQLLLTEKISMRESEMIAGVSIVLAAADGDIIVEPEVQKAALNVLVNCVCAPLHRSGISTARFSIPGSSKKKTAMKSYEDVIQKVWESVRTNNGIMVLLSLMMTKSPITDADRIRGLACRALCGLARCSTVRQIISKLPLFTTSQIQVLMRDPILQEKRQEHVMFQKYALELLERVSGKSKHMGAEFETSLANIHRANVVAQTKINYNERQLLQLVQRHLAARGLTESAATLQKEAGLPCPCPAPAPPPPPVYTPSTPVRTRMSISRTSSTSSLQRDSFGLDHLHMNNEDSPMPSVIKIRKVQNPNPSTPTSEHKRSLQKQLSIAGTDRPPSPPRVTLHSIITEYLYNQHALCKNPVVTCPQFNLFEPHKCPEPRPGGLTSVSSRHTEPLNICGRLVRRELGTSNSCREHAALAHSNFASSRTLRLSDDDAYFTHAIFHPTQQQLLAATSSGDIRVFNLFSGTEEHSYRVHDSYIIYHIQSSRDGLLLLASSSTSWRTHSALWNMKEFEHCFSLDNEEYVEFSKMTDDRIIGTKGETATIYDTLTGRELMTLKPSISNQYGKNRATFNPTDELVLSDGVLWDVNSGKEIHKFDKLNQTHSGVFHPNGLEVISNTEVWDLRVFHLLRTVPSLDKSEVIFNPGRSVLYALCSDQDPEERSQFDTSFKTLSAHDYTSIATIDVKRNIYGLSVSPYGTQISVVENLGDFEQVQESCVKIYDVGRKRDHEDDVEEDEEEDMTGRSENDDGSDSGSENDDDPSSLLRNAVMGLAEEESSGESSRGENEPDRRERRRVRTRRRAAEQHSSDSDGDIELGDIVEFDFD; encoded by the exons CTAGTAAATGATTATGTTCGAGATACATACTATTCAAGACAGAATATTATAGGTCGTGACGTTAACAAACTAAATGTTGTTGCTTGTCGTCTCACACTTGACCTTATGCCTGGATTGGAGATGAGTGTCGTGTTTCag gATAACGAAAACCTTATAAATAGATTAGTGGGTTGGGCTACAAATTCACAAGAACCACTACAATCCTATGCAACAGGTCTACTCGCTGCTGCAATGGAAGTTCAGGAAATTGCCACAAACTTTCG TGATCTAAACGCGATGTTAGTACCATTAATGCTGGAAAGATTACACAATCTACGGAATAAATCACTTGAagaaaag ccTCAAAATCAAAGCAATCAGACCCGTCACTTCGCCCGTTTTGACAAAAGGACCAGCAATGAGTTTAAGCCAAATGGACCAAGTAATGGTAAAG AAGCAGAGGACACAGGTGGAGGGGAAATGGAGTTGGATTCTCCGGTGGTTGGATCGAGCtccaatttaattaaatctccTCCAACGCCTCAAAAGAATAACA GTGTTGTATGGTCACCTCCAGGTACGCACAGGACTCTCCCTCCTCCCCCTCATCCTCATGAGACGTCATCAAACTCCAGTTGGGTCGAAATGGAGACGTACGTTATTG gcAATATTCAAATTCATCCGCTGACGGACGCAACCAAACAAATGTTAATACTCCGATATTTGACGCCGATGGGGGAGTATCAAGAG TTCCTGTCGCACGTGTTCGAGAAGGACGCGTTAGGTCTAATTCTAGGATACCTAAATGTACGCGAGTCCAAAGATTCGAGGCTGGCTTTCGAAGCACTGAAGTATTTAGCTGCCTTACTATGCCATAAAAAGTTCTCTATAGATTTCATTAACATGGGAGGTTTGCAG aaaTTTCTAGAAGTCCCACGGCCATCTGTGGCTGCCACGGGTGTgtctatatgtttatattatctcGCGTACTGCGAGGATGCGATGGAGAGAGTTTGCCAGCTTCCACGAAGGACTTTGGCCGACCTAGTACG ATACGCGCTATGGCTGTTGGAATGTTCCCACGACTCAGGGAGATGTCACGCGACCATGTTCTTCGGTCTCTCCTTCCAGTTTAGAGTTATTTTGGAGGAGTTTGACCATCag gaTGGTCTTCGGAAACTTTACAATGTGATATCAACACTCCCGATCCTTGGATCTGATGAAGAGGAACTTCGGGTGTCTGATGATGAGACTTGCGCTGCACGACAGATAGTCCGGCACGTGTGTGTGGCTCTTAGaag ATATTTCGAGCCGCATCTACGTATACGTGCGTCGCTGGTTGCTAGGCAACAAGGGGATACGCTTCCAGAACCACCGCCCTATAAG GCATCAAAGTCCTCGCCAGAAGAGATACAGGAGCAGATAGAAATAGTCCAACACGCGCCATGGTCGCGTTGGCCTCCGGTAGACGAACTTTTGGAGTTGGGAGGTGTAACTCTGCTTTTGCAGGTAGTTGGATTCGCGTATGACTGGAACTATAATGGCCG gGCAGAAACGGTGCGATCAGCCCTCGACGTGATTTCCGTGTGCTGTGTGGCGCCACGTGTTCAACTGCTGCTCACCGAGAAGATCAGCATGAGGGAGTCGGAAATGATCGCTGGCGTCAGTATAGTGCTGG cGGCGGCAGATGGTGACATAATAGTGGAGCCGGAAGTTCAAAAGGCCGCTCTGAATGTGTTAGTCAACTGCGTGTGCGCACCTTTACATAGG TCTGGAATATCAACGGCTCGTTTCTCGATACCCGGTTCCTCGAAGAAGAAGACAGCAATGAAATCCTATGAAGACGTGATCCAGAAGGTCTGGGAGAGCGTCAGAACCAATAATGGAATCATG GTACTCCTTTCATTAATGATGACAAAATCGCCAATAACAGACGCTGACAGGATCCGGGGGCTGGCGTGCAGGGCTTTGTGCGGCTTGGCTCGGTGCTCCACCGTCCGGCAGATCATCTCGAAGCTACCTTTGTTTACCACATCACAAATACAAG TACTAATGCGTGATCCCATACTCCAAGAGAAACGTCAGGAGCACGTGATGTTCCAGAAGTATGCCCTGGAGCTTCTGGAACGTGTGTCCGGGAAGAGCAAGCATATGGGAGCGGAGTTTGAGACTTCACTCGCTAATATACACAGG GCGAACGTGGTGGCCCAAACCAAAATCAACTACAACGAGCGGCAGTTACTGCAACTGGTTCAGCGCCATCTGGCGGCGAGGGGTTTAACCGAAAGTGCTGCGACTCTGCAAAAAGAGGCGGGTCTTCCGTGCCCATGCCCGGCTCCGGctccaccaccaccaccagTGTATACACCTTCAACGCCTGTCAGG ACAAGAATGTCAATATCCCGAACAAGCAGTACCAGTTCCTTGCAAAGGGACAGCTTTGGCCTCGACCATCTGCACATGAACAACGAGGACAGCCCGATGCCTAGTGTTATCAAAATAAG AAAAGTTCAAAATCCGAACCCGTCGACCCCAACGTCGGAACACAAGCGTTCACTCCAGAAGCAGCTCAGCATCGCGGGCACTGATCGACCACCGTCGCCTCCAAGGGTCACGCTCCACTCCATCATCACGGAGTACCTCTACAACCAGCACGCCCTGTGCAAAAACCCGGTGGTCACTTGTCCGCAGTTCAATTTGTTTGA ACCCCACAAATGTCCCGAGCCCCGACCGGGCGGTCTGACGTCCGTGAGCTCTCGGCACACCGAGCCCCTGAACATCTGCGGCCGCCTCGTGAGGCGCGAGCTCGGCACGTCCAACTCGTGCCGGGAGCACGCTGCGCTCGCGCACTCGAACTTCGCCTCCTCGCGCACCTTACGGCTCTCAGACGACGACGCCTATTTTACGCACGCTATATTCCAT ccAACACAACAGCAGTTACTGGCCGCGACATCTTCCGGGGACATTCGTGTGTTCAACTTGTTCAGCGGCACCGAGGAGCATTCCTATCGAGTGCACGATTCGTACATAATATATCATATACAG TCGAGCAGAGATGGTTTGCTGCTCCTGGCTTCGTCGTCCACGTCATGGCGGACGCACTCGGCTCTCTGGAATATGAAGGAATTTGAACAttg tTTTTCACTAGACAACGAAGAGTACGTAGAGTTCTCAAAAATGACTGACGACCGTATCATCGGTACCAAGGGGGAGACAGCTACCATCTACGACACGTTGACGGGCAGAGAGCTGATGACCCTCAAACCGTCCATCAGCAATCAGTACGGGAAGAACAGAGCCACCTTCAATCCTACGGACGAGTTGGTGTTATCTG ATGGCGTACTATGGGACGTGAATTCGGGCAAAGAAATtcataaatttgataaattaaatcaaacacACAGTGGAGTCTTTCATCCGAATGGACTTGAG GTCATATCAAATACGGAAGTGTGGGACCTGAGAGTATTTCACTTGTTAAGAACGGTACCATCGTTGGATAAGTCGGAG GTTATTTTTAACCCTGGACGCTCGGTTCTGTACGCGTTGTGCTCAGATCAGGATCCCGAAGAGAGAAGCCAGTTCGATACCAGTTTTAAAACGTTGTCCGCTCACGACTACACCAGTATAG CTACCATAGATGTGAAACGGAACATATACGGCCTCAGCGTGTCGCCCTACGGCACGCAGATCTCCGTCGTAGAGAATCTAGGTGATTTTGAGCAGGTTCAAGAGTCGTGCGTCAAGATTTACGACGTTGGACGCAAGCGGGACCATGAGGACGATGTG gaGGAAGACGAAGAAGAGGATATGACAGGTCGCTCTGAAAATGATGATGGATCAGACTCAGGCTCCGAGAATGACGATGATC CGTCGAGCCTGCTACGCAATGCAGTGATGGGTTTAGCTGAAGAAGAGAGCTCCGGTGAGTCTTCGAGGGGAGAAAACGAGCCCGATAGAAGAGAGAGGAGGAGGGTCAGAACACGGAGACGG